Within the Armatimonadota bacterium genome, the region CACGGGCGCCATCAGCATATCGCACTGGGCGTACGCGGCATCGAAATCGCGGCGGATGAGGGTCCGAACCTGCTGCGCCTTCTTATACCAGGCGTCGTAATAACCGGATGACAGGGCGTATGTGCCGATCATGATCCGACGCTTGACCTCCGCGCCGAACCCTTCCTCGCGGGTGAGGAGATACATCTCGATCATATCGGCGTCCTTGTCGGTCCGATGCCCGTAGCGGACGCCGTCGTAGCGGGCCAGGTTGCTGCTGGCTTCGCACGGCGCGATGATGTAGTACACCGGCAGCGTATATCGGAGGTATGGCAGTGAGACGTCCACCACTCTGGCGCCAAGTTCCTCAAATCTCGCGAGCGCGGCGGCGACGGCGGCGCGGGTCCCTTCCTCGAGGCCTTCGCCGAACAGCTCGATCGGCCGGCCGATGGTCAGGCCCTTCACCCCACCTTCCAGGGCCGCGGCGAAATCCGGCGCCGGCTGGTCGATGGACGTCGAATCGCACGCGTCGTGTCCGGCCATCACATTCAACAACAGCGCCGCGTCGCGCACATCGCGGGTCAGCGGGCCGATCTGGTCGAGCGACGAGGCGAACGCGACGAGCCCGTACCTTGAGACTCTGCCGTACGTCGGCTTCACGCCGACGACTCCGCAGAACGAGGCGGGCTGCCGGATGCTGCCGCCGGTATCCGAGCCGATGGCGACGGGCGTCTCGCCGGCCGCAACGGCCGCGGCCGATCCGCCGCTGGAGCCGCCGGGAACCCGATCGGTATCCCATGGGTTGTGCGTGACCTGGTACGCCGAGTTCTCGGTGGATGAACCCATCGCGAACTCGTCCATGTTTGCCTTGCCCACGATGATCGCGCCGGCCGCCTCCAGGCGTTCCACAACGGTGGCGTTGTACGGCGGTTTCCAGCCTTTCAGGATGCGGGATGCGCAGGTGGTTTCGACCCCTCGCATCGCCATATTGTCTTTCAGCGCCACGGGCACGCCCGCCAGGGGCGGCAGCGGCTTGCCGGCGGCGCGCAAGGCATCGATGCCATCCGCGCGCTCCAGGGCAGAATCGCCCATCACGCGCAGAAACGCTTTCACGTCCGGTTCGACGCGCGCGATCTTCGCCAGGCTGTCTTGCATCACCGCCCGCGCCGTGGTTTCACCGCTAGTTATCGCCGCCACGATCTCGTGCGCGGGCTTTGTGTTCCAATTCGACATGGTGGGGGAACGGGGCCTCAGGTCTCGACAATCTGCGGAACGACGAACATATTCAACTCGGCGCGCGGGGCGTTGGCCACCACTTCCTCGGGGGTCAGGCTCGGGCGCACTTCGTCCGCACGCGTCACGTTCTTAGCGCCCACGCTGTGGGCGGTTGGTTCCACCCCGGTTGTGTCCACGGCCTGAAGCTCCGCGAAATGGTCGAGGATGCCGTCCAGTTGCCGGGCGAATGTGTCCACTTCGTCTTCGCTCAATTGCAGGCGGCCGAGTATGGCGATTTTGCGGACATCTTCGGGTGTGAGGATGGGCATGCGTTCCTCCGGGAGGCACCGCCGGGGCAGGTCCCGACGCTGATTTGAACATAGCATAACGCCCGAAGAGGGTCAAACGCGCGCGGGGGGCAGCCCGTATGGACCGCCCCCCGCCCTAAGCCGTCACGAAGCCGATGTTAGCGCAGATAGGTGTTCAGGCCGATCAGAAGCAGCGTCTGATTGCCGTTGCCCTTGTTGTACTTGCGGTAGTTGATTTCGGCGAAGAGCGAGACGTCGTTGCTGATGAACTGCTTGACGCCGCCCTGCAGGCCCCAGTGCGAAACGTTGTCCGAGTTTCCACCGGTCTTCACGTGGGAGGTGCCGATAGCGGCGCCGGCGTAAGGAACCGTGCGGCTGACTGCCGTGGATTCCTGGGGCATGAAGTTGTAGTTGGCGACGGCCTCAATGGACGTAAACGTATCGCCACCGGAAACGTGCGAATAAGCCAACCCGCCGCCGACCTGGACGTTGCGGTTCAGATAGGGGAGATATCGCAGGTTCAGAGACTGCGAAGTTCCGCCGCCGGACTGATGCAGAACGGCGTTGAAAGCGATTCCAACTTCCGCGGTGCCCTTGTCCGGTGGGACCATTTCACTGTACACCTGCGGCGTCGAACCGATCTGCGCGAATGAGGCGCCTGCCACCAGAACAGTGGCGCTGGCGGCTGCCAGCCAATGGGTCATCTTCATAGTGTCTCCTCGCTCCGATTGGAGCTGTTGGCCGCCGGCCGGCACAAGCCCGCGACCCAGTGTTTCCGGACCCATGAGTCAGTCGCTGTGTCCAGTGTTTCCAACGACACACTCCGGGTACCGCGTGCCATGAACTGCGGAATCATCGCTCCGCATGCCGATTGTCGGACGGGACAAAATGCCTGTTTAGGGTACAGCCTAAAAGATCTACACACCGCGGAGTGAAGACAGGCGTCCACTCGTGCCGTCCAAGCGATTATACACCGCCGCGCGTAGATGGTTCCGTTCGGGGCGGCTATTCGACGGCTTGTACCAGAGGAAATAGCCTGCCGCCACGATGACCACAACGAGCAAGACGATGCTCCAGAGCACCCCCCAGGCGAACGCTTCCCGGACCTCTTCGTCATTTCGCGTCATCGGAAGACCTTTCAACACTCAGGAGATGTGCAATCCGGCCAATGCGAATTGTACCACCACGATACTGCCCGCGCCCAACAAGGCGTAGACCACGATACTGCTGCGCTCGTGTTCCAGCATTTCCTTGAGCGTGGCAAAGCCCACGGTGTAGAGAAAGCTCCCGGCGATGAAGCCCAGGGTCAGTCCCAGCACAAGGGGCGGCGCGCCGTTGAGGGCGCGCATACCGACGAAGGCGCCCAGAGCCGTGGACAATTCGACGGCCAGCGTGGTGAGCACGGATCGCGTGCGGCTCCAGCCGGCGAGCCGGCAGACGGAGACCAACGCGAGACCTTCGGGCACCTTATGGTAAGAGACCGCGATCAGAATCAGCGCGCCCAGCACTGCGTCGTGCTGCTGGTAGCCGGCGGCGATCGCGAGCCCGTCCATAGTGGCGTGAAGCGCGAGGGTCACGATCATCAGCACGCCCAGGCGGAGATAGCCCTCCTGGCGTTCCGAAGCTGTGGCGGCGCAGGCCGGGCACATATAGTAGACGTACTTCCCGACGAGGAAAAAA harbors:
- the gatA gene encoding Asp-tRNA(Asn)/Glu-tRNA(Gln) amidotransferase subunit GatA, translating into MSNWNTKPAHEIVAAITSGETTARAVMQDSLAKIARVEPDVKAFLRVMGDSALERADGIDALRAAGKPLPPLAGVPVALKDNMAMRGVETTCASRILKGWKPPYNATVVERLEAAGAIIVGKANMDEFAMGSSTENSAYQVTHNPWDTDRVPGGSSGGSAAAVAAGETPVAIGSDTGGSIRQPASFCGVVGVKPTYGRVSRYGLVAFASSLDQIGPLTRDVRDAALLLNVMAGHDACDSTSIDQPAPDFAAALEGGVKGLTIGRPIELFGEGLEEGTRAAVAAALARFEELGARVVDVSLPYLRYTLPVYYIIAPCEASSNLARYDGVRYGHRTDKDADMIEMYLLTREEGFGAEVKRRIMIGTYALSSGYYDAWYKKAQQVRTLIRRDFDAAYAQCDMLMAPVSPIPAFRIGEMADDPYQMWLSDICTLPINLAGVPAMSIPAGFSNGLPVGLQIIGKPLDECAMLRAAYAYEQSTDWHTKLSPAARA
- the gatC gene encoding Asp-tRNA(Asn)/Glu-tRNA(Gln) amidotransferase subunit GatC — translated: MPILTPEDVRKIAILGRLQLSEDEVDTFARQLDGILDHFAELQAVDTTGVEPTAHSVGAKNVTRADEVRPSLTPEEVVANAPRAELNMFVVPQIVET
- a CDS encoding outer membrane beta-barrel protein, with the translated sequence MKMTHWLAAASATVLVAGASFAQIGSTPQVYSEMVPPDKGTAEVGIAFNAVLHQSGGGTSQSLNLRYLPYLNRNVQVGGGLAYSHVSGGDTFTSIEAVANYNFMPQESTAVSRTVPYAGAAIGTSHVKTGGNSDNVSHWGLQGGVKQFISNDVSLFAEINYRKYNKGNGNQTLLLIGLNTYLR
- a CDS encoding ZIP family metal transporter is translated as MYTPTEMILLRSGVATGAAMLGAGVGASVKNIAHSTLCGMVSLAAGALLAVTAIHVLPEAAASMAATPLAGWLLTALSTGAGLAAFFLVGKYVYYMCPACAATASERQEGYLRLGVLMIVTLALHATMDGLAIAAGYQQHDAVLGALILIAVSYHKVPEGLALVSVCRLAGWSRTRSVLTTLAVELSTALGAFVGMRALNGAPPLVLGLTLGFIAGSFLYTVGFATLKEMLEHERSSIVVYALLGAGSIVVVQFALAGLHIS